The Candidatus Poribacteria bacterium genomic sequence TTATTTTTGGGATTTATGCAGTCCACTTGGGTTCAACAGTACTTAGACCGGTACCTCGGCATCCCGCTTTGTGTTATACTCGGTCTATTTTGTAGGCAGGCACCGGTAACATCTACCCCCAAAAAAGTTCTTTTCATCCAACTCTCTGCCTTGGGTGACACGATTTTAGCGATCCCTACCATTCGAGCGATACGACACACTTTCCCTAATGCCGAATTTACGATATTAGCATCACCAACGAACCTGAATTATTTGGCAGCGTGCCCTTATATTGACAGACGTATCCCATTCCGTAAGCCGGGCTACCAGTTGATTTCGTCGCTGCGTCGTGAGGGGTTCGACTGGGTGATTGACTTGGAGCATTGGCCCCGATTGAGCGCGCTGCTCGCCTACGCAACCGGTGCCCCGAGGCGAATTGGGTTTTCGACAAAGGGACAGCACCGCCATTTCCTCTTTACAGAGACGGTGCCACACGTCCAAGGGCGGCATGAAGTCCGAAATTTCTTGGGTCTCGCGGCGCAGTTGGCGTGCCCGATACACGAACTCGGACTTGAGGTGTGGTGCGATGAGAAAGCGCGTATGTGGATACGTGAAACCTTGACGAAAGAGGGGGTCTCGCCCGATCAACCGCTTATCGTGTTACACCCGGAGGCAGGCAGACGTGGTGAGCCTCGCAGGCGATGGCCACAGGGGCGCTACGTCGCGTTGGCGAATGCACTTGTTGAACGGTATGACGCAGAGATCGTTTTGACGGGCGCGCCTGATGAGGTGGCGGTCTCTGAAGAGATTGCGGCGCGGACAAAGCACCGGTCGGTCGTGCTGGCGGGGCGGACGGATGTTAATCAACTTGCTGCGCTTTTTACGGATGCGACGCTGGTCGTGAGCGGCAACTGCGGTCCGATGCACCTTGCAGCGGCAACTGGAACGCCTGTTGTTGGGTTGCACGGTCCCACGAATTTTGCGCAGTGGGGTCCCTGGGATCGGAATGCAGGTATTGTGCGCGCACGAATACCGTGTAGTCCGTGTCTCAATTTGGG encodes the following:
- a CDS encoding glycosyltransferase family 9 protein; translation: MQSTWVQQYLDRYLGIPLCVILGLFCRQAPVTSTPKKVLFIQLSALGDTILAIPTIRAIRHTFPNAEFTILASPTNLNYLAACPYIDRRIPFRKPGYQLISSLRREGFDWVIDLEHWPRLSALLAYATGAPRRIGFSTKGQHRHFLFTETVPHVQGRHEVRNFLGLAAQLACPIHELGLEVWCDEKARMWIRETLTKEGVSPDQPLIVLHPEAGRRGEPRRRWPQGRYVALANALVERYDAEIVLTGAPDEVAVSEEIAARTKHRSVVLAGRTDVNQLAALFTDATLVVSGNCGPMHLAAATGTPVVGLHGPTNFAQWGPWDRNAGIVRARIPCSPCLNLGFEYGCQALSDGTSPCMHTVEVTAVLRECERLLAGQLT